The Ferrovibrio sp. MS7 sequence GCTCAGTGCCGCCTCGCGCATGCGTGCCAGCCGGCCCGGCGCATCCAGCAGGTCGCCGAGCGCCACCGCCATCGCCGGCCAATCATCCATCGGCGTCAGCCAGCCGGTTTCGCCGGTCTTGACGATATCGGGCACGCCGCGCGTATCGGAAGCCAGCACCGGCAGGCCGCAGGCCTGGGCTTCCAGCAAGGCCATGCCATAGGCCTCATTCACCGCCGGCCAGACATAGAGATCGCTCACGGCATAGACGCCTGCGAGTTCTTCCGGCGTCAGCAGCCCGGTGAAGGTGGCGCGCGCACCAAGCGGCGCCAGGGCGGCTTCCACATCGGCGCGTGCCGAGCCGTCCCCCACCACCAGCAGCCGCCAGGGTTTATGCAGCGCGCGGCGCAGCACGTCGCCGAGCGCGCGGAAGGAGGCAAGCTTGTCGCCCGGCCGCATCATGCCGACAGCCAGCAGCCAGGGCTCGTCGGTGGGCAGGCGATAGCGCTGGCCCCAGACCGGGCGCAGCGCATCGCGGTGCGCCAGCACGCGGGCATAGGGTTGCGCATCGAGGAAGGGCGGCAGCGAATACACCCGCTCCGCGCCGGCCAGGCGCTCGACGCAGGTGCGGTCCAGGTTGGTGAGGCAGAACAGCGCATCGGCCATGCGGATGGCATTGGCCGCCTGCACATAGCCCTTGGCCCAGGCGGAATTGGCGCGCTTCGGTGCCACCGAAGGCTCGGCGATCACGTAAGGCTTGCCGAAGCGCTGCTTCAGCGCCGGGCCGATATAATCGGCGGCCTTGTGATAGACGTGATAGGTGAAGAACAGGTCCGGCAAGGACGCCGGCGGGCCGGAGAAAACCCGCGTCAGGCGCGAGACTTCGGCGGTGCTGGCGTCCGCGATGCCGGTTTCGCGTGCCGGATTGCCATCGCTGTTATAGGTGCGCAGATCGGAGATCACCTGCACCTCATGGCCCATGCCCTGCAACGCCGCCATCAGCAGCCGCGCCATGCGGCGGTCGCCGGATGGCGAAGGATGGTCGGGCGGTTTCAGCGGGGCGTAGAAGCCAATGCGCATCGCTACACTGCCTCCAGGCCGAAGCGCCGCGCCAGGTCGGCAATGCCGGCCTGCATGCTGAAAGTCTCGCGCACCCGGTTTGCTCCGGCTTCGCCCAAGCCTTGGCGCAAGGCCGGATCGGTGATCAGGCGCTGAAGGGCAGCGGCGAGCGCCGTTGCATCTTCGGGCGGCACCAGCAGCCCGGTTCGTTCCGGCTGGATCAGTTCGGGAATGGCGGAGAGATCGGTGCTGACGCAGGCGAGCCCCTGGCTCTGCGCTTCCATCAGCACATTCGGCAGGCCATCCATGTCGCCATCGCCATCCTGTCGGCTCGCCAGCGCGAACAGATCGGCCTGACGATAGGCCTCGATCACCGCATCCTGGGCCTGGGCGCCACGCCAGGCGATACGGTCGGCAAGGCCGAGCCGCTGCGCCTGTTGTTTCAGCGCCGGCAACAATGGCCCGCCGCCGATATGCTCGAAACGCCAATGCAGGTCGCGCGGCAGCTTTGCCAGGGCATCGAGCAGAATGTCGTAGCCCTTCTTGGCGACCGCGCGGCCGACCGAGACCAGCCGCACCGGATCGGCGGCGTCGCTGCCATCGCGCGCCGGGCGCGCTGCGGGTGGCGAAGGAAAGCGGCTGGCATCGATGCCGTGATAGACCAGGCTGACTTTCTCTGCGGCATTGATGCTGCGCAGATGCGCGATGTTATGCGCGTTGCAGGTGACGGCCCATTGGCAATCGGCAAGTTTCTCCTGCTTCTCCCAGGCTGGCGTGGTCCACAGGTCGCGGGCATGGGCCGAGGCGGTCCAGGGCAGGCCACAGAGATGCGCCGCGTAGCGCGCCACCGAGCCTGGTGTGTGCACGAAATGCGCATGGATATGGCGATAACGCGCGGGCAGTTCGGCGGCCAGCACCAGGGCCTGACCGAGCCGGCGGGCCCGGTTCGGCGTCAGGTCGCGCAGCAGGTCGCGCCACCACAGTTTCAACGTTTCGCCATAGCCGGGCAGGCGACGGGCCTGCCACCAGCCGCGCAGCACGCGCAGCGGTTCCTGGTAGAGATATTCCGGCAGATACAGGATCGGCGCACGGATGGCGTCGTTCAGCGCATGGCGCTTCTTATCGGTGGGATGGCGCAGCGAGACGATCATGATCTCGAGGCCAAGTTTTTCCAGCGCGGCGATTTCCTGGGCGATGAAGGTCTCTGAGAGACGCGGATAGCCCTTGAGCACAAAAGCGACGGGAACTGGACTCACGCGCGGAACTCGACCACCTGGCCGGTCGGGGCTTCGCGCGGGGTCGGGCGCAGCCAGGGATGCACCAGACGGTTCACATTCTCCAGGCCTTCCAGCAGGCCCGGAATCACCACTTCGGAAGGCAGGCGCTGGCGCGGCAGGGCGCGGATCGCCGCCGACATCTCGGCTGCGTCATAGCGCTCGTCATCTTCCAGCATGCGGACCAGGCCCAGCTCCTGGGCGCGGGCGGCGCGGATATACTGCTCCATGCGCGGCTTCTTGCGCGGCACGATGATGGCGCGCTTGTTCAGCGACAGGATCTCGCAGAAGGTGTTGTAGCCGCCCATGGCGATGACACCGACGGCATTCTGCACCAGATGCTCCATATGGGCATCGAAGGTGATGGCCTCGACGCGCGGCAGCCGTGCCACGCGGGCGAGGAATTCCGCCCGGCGCTCGCGCTGCATGAACGGGCCCAGCACCAGCAGGGCCGGGTAGGGCAGCATCTCGTTGCTCTCATAGGCGCGCAGCACCCATTCGATCAGGCCTTCGCCATCGCCGCCGCCGCCCGGCGTCACCAGCAGGAACGGGCGCTGGGTGATTTCGGGCAACTGGTGCTCGTTCGGCGGCTCACCGGAGGTGCGCGGCAGGTAGCCGGTATAGACGATCTTGCGCGCCACCTTCTCGGGCAGGTCGATGCCTTCCAGCGGGTCGCAGAATTGTGGCAGGCCGTAGACCCAGATCTGGTCATAGAGATTGCGCAAAGCCGGCATCACATTTTTACGCCGCCATTCCGGCTCCAGCGCCTTCGGCTCGTCCATCACGTCGCGCAGGCCCAGTACCAGCTTGGTGCCCCGGGTCTTGAGCATGCGCAGCGTATCGGCAACCTCACCGCGCAGACCCAGGGGCTCCTTATCGACGATAAAGATATCGGGATCGAAAGCCTGGGCGGTGTGCTGGATGATCTCGGCCCGCAGCTTCAGCGTATCCTCGATATGGATCGGCAGGCTCAGCGAGGTGTATTGCCCGTCGCGTAGCTTGATCACGCCGGGAATGCGCACGAAATCGACCCGGCTGCGGAAATCGAAACTGCCAATGATCGGTGAGCCGGACAGGATCAGCACCGACATATCCGGATTGTTCTCGACCAGGGCATGGCCAAGGGTACGGCAACGGCGCAAATGGCCGAGGCCGAACGTGTCGTGGCTGTAGATCAGCACACGCGTTCCGTCGCTACGCGACACCATGAGAACCCCCCGAGGGTCGAAACTTGCCCCGACTATGGCATGCCGGCCGGGGCCGGGCCAAGGGGTAACGGGGGGAGCTAACGTGTTAATATTCCATACACAAGTATAAGAATCTGAAGGCCGGGGTGCCGGTTGGCGGCGGCCTGCCGGCTGTTATAGAGTGGCCGGAACCCGCAGGGGGCAAGGCGTGGAAAAGAACCTATACAAATTCATCATCAAGCATTCGTTGCGTCAGCAGGTGATCATTACCCTGCTATCGGTCGCATCCTTCATTCCCTACTACTATTACCTGTCGATGCCCAAGACGATCATCAACGAGGGCATCGCGGGCAAGGGCGTGCATTACCCCGTCGACCTCTTCGGCCTCGGCATCGTGGATCTCGGCAAGG is a genomic window containing:
- a CDS encoding glycosyltransferase family 4 protein, encoding MSPVPVAFVLKGYPRLSETFIAQEIAALEKLGLEIMIVSLRHPTDKKRHALNDAIRAPILYLPEYLYQEPLRVLRGWWQARRLPGYGETLKLWWRDLLRDLTPNRARRLGQALVLAAELPARYRHIHAHFVHTPGSVARYAAHLCGLPWTASAHARDLWTTPAWEKQEKLADCQWAVTCNAHNIAHLRSINAAEKVSLVYHGIDASRFPSPPAARPARDGSDAADPVRLVSVGRAVAKKGYDILLDALAKLPRDLHWRFEHIGGGPLLPALKQQAQRLGLADRIAWRGAQAQDAVIEAYRQADLFALASRQDGDGDMDGLPNVLMEAQSQGLACVSTDLSAIPELIQPERTGLLVPPEDATALAAALQRLITDPALRQGLGEAGANRVRETFSMQAGIADLARRFGLEAV
- a CDS encoding glycosyltransferase family protein; the protein is MVSRSDGTRVLIYSHDTFGLGHLRRCRTLGHALVENNPDMSVLILSGSPIIGSFDFRSRVDFVRIPGVIKLRDGQYTSLSLPIHIEDTLKLRAEIIQHTAQAFDPDIFIVDKEPLGLRGEVADTLRMLKTRGTKLVLGLRDVMDEPKALEPEWRRKNVMPALRNLYDQIWVYGLPQFCDPLEGIDLPEKVARKIVYTGYLPRTSGEPPNEHQLPEITQRPFLLVTPGGGGDGEGLIEWVLRAYESNEMLPYPALLVLGPFMQRERRAEFLARVARLPRVEAITFDAHMEHLVQNAVGVIAMGGYNTFCEILSLNKRAIIVPRKKPRMEQYIRAARAQELGLVRMLEDDERYDAAEMSAAIRALPRQRLPSEVVIPGLLEGLENVNRLVHPWLRPTPREAPTGQVVEFRA
- a CDS encoding glycosyltransferase family 4 protein, encoding MRIGFYAPLKPPDHPSPSGDRRMARLLMAALQGMGHEVQVISDLRTYNSDGNPARETGIADASTAEVSRLTRVFSGPPASLPDLFFTYHVYHKAADYIGPALKQRFGKPYVIAEPSVAPKRANSAWAKGYVQAANAIRMADALFCLTNLDRTCVERLAGAERVYSLPPFLDAQPYARVLAHRDALRPVWGQRYRLPTDEPWLLAVGMMRPGDKLASFRALGDVLRRALHKPWRLLVVGDGSARADVEAALAPLGARATFTGLLTPEELAGVYAVSDLYVWPAVNEAYGMALLEAQACGLPVLASDTRGVPDIVKTGETGWLTPMDDWPAMAVALGDLLDAPGRLARMREAALSNVAMEHDIPAAQRHFHAVFRKLGLPA